In a genomic window of uncultured Flavobacterium sp.:
- the trpS gene encoding tryptophan--tRNA ligase has translation MAKILTGVQSTGTPHLGNLLGAIIPAIELSNNPANESFLFIADLHSITQIKDGKTLRENTYSTAAAWLACGLNPNKVTFYRQSDVTQTTELTWYLSCFFPFQRLTLAHSFKDKADRLDDVNAGLFTYPMLMAADILLYDAEFVPVGKDQLQHLEITRDVASRFNHQMGETFVIPEAKIQKDSTLIPGTNGGKMSKSANNIINIFEDDKVLRKQVMSIETDSTPLEDPKNPDTCNAFAIYALLGNEAQIAEMRANYLGGNYGYGHAKQALFELITEKFKTEREKYNYYINNLEEVDALLKKGAGKASVIADGVLAKVREILGFGK, from the coding sequence ATGGCAAAAATACTAACTGGTGTTCAGAGTACTGGAACGCCACATTTGGGAAATTTATTAGGCGCAATTATTCCTGCAATTGAATTATCGAATAATCCTGCAAACGAATCTTTTTTGTTTATTGCTGATTTACACTCAATTACGCAAATAAAAGATGGTAAAACATTAAGAGAAAATACATACAGCACTGCAGCGGCTTGGCTTGCTTGTGGTCTAAATCCTAATAAAGTTACATTCTACAGACAATCTGATGTAACTCAAACAACTGAATTGACTTGGTATTTAAGTTGCTTTTTTCCATTTCAAAGATTGACTTTGGCGCATTCTTTCAAAGACAAAGCAGATCGTTTAGACGACGTTAACGCAGGACTTTTTACGTATCCGATGTTAATGGCGGCTGATATTTTGCTTTACGATGCAGAATTTGTTCCGGTTGGAAAAGACCAATTACAACATTTAGAAATTACTCGTGATGTCGCTTCTCGTTTCAATCATCAAATGGGAGAAACATTTGTAATTCCAGAAGCTAAAATTCAAAAAGACAGCACGTTAATTCCGGGAACAAATGGCGGAAAAATGAGTAAATCTGCGAATAACATTATCAACATTTTCGAAGATGATAAAGTTTTACGCAAACAAGTCATGAGTATTGAAACGGATAGTACTCCGCTTGAAGATCCTAAAAATCCGGATACTTGCAACGCTTTTGCGATCTATGCTCTTTTAGGAAATGAAGCGCAAATTGCTGAAATGAGAGCGAATTATCTTGGTGGAAATTACGGTTACGGTCACGCCAAACAAGCTTTGTTTGAATTGATTACCGAAAAATTCAAAACCGAAAGAGAAAAATACAATTACTATATCAACAATCTTGAAGAAGTTGATGCACTTTTGAAAAAAGGTGCTGGAAAAGCTTCAGTTATCGCTGATGGCGTTTTAGCTAAAGTTCGAGAAATACTTGGATTTGGTAAATAA